Proteins from one Cryptomeria japonica chromosome 4, Sugi_1.0, whole genome shotgun sequence genomic window:
- the LOC131079805 gene encoding probable disease resistance protein At4g33300 translates to MVSVTASCMQVESHEPWKRATNKISKRKYRSNYQRKGLYTLPQINIDSFDHVHKECLLDLALFPADKKISADALLDIWVYVEKLQRSEAFAILSELADRNLLNLTGNPRGSTIIPCENASELYISQRDVIRDLVFDLGHEDNILHRKRLSIERKNGSLLGKHELLRGRAFDTRILCILTGRMEENDWYDMNFPETEALLLLFTSTEYFLPPFLKSMKKLKFLMISNCGTNKATVKGLDILSSLTQLKSVRLERLISLLGGKQGIEALQNLEKLSLSLCEGFENIPAFTSLQDLNLDHNNDLEELPLGICNIPSIVSLSITNCHQLQNLPYDFGKMSNLRMLKLSALPCLEQLPASIGKLEQLEYLDISLCEILTEIPKEIGQLKKLRELDMRECSNLTMLPSTVCELHSLKLVTCDETIGKQWLRVKNTSIPELRVEIVEAYFSLDWLDV, encoded by the exons ATGGTTTCAGTGACTGCAAGCTGTATGCAAGTGGAATCGCACGAGCCTTGGAAGAGGGCAACGAATAAGATTTCTAAAAGAAAATATAGAtcaaattatcaaagaaaagggctATATACTCTGCCGCAGATCAATATTGACTCTTTCGATCATGTACACAAGGAATGTCTCTTAGACTTGGCATTGTTCCCCGCAGATAAGAAAATATCTGCTGATGCACTTTTGGACATTTGGGTTTATGTTGAAAAGCTACAAAGGAGTGAGGCTTTTGCCATCTTATCAGAACTTGCGGATAGAAATCTGTTAAATTTAACTGGCAATCCAAG AGGAAGTACAATAATCCCATGTGAAAATGCTTCAGAGCTATACATCTCCCAGCGTGATGTAATACGTGATTTGGTCTTCGATTTGGGACACGAAGACAATATACTCCACCGCAAGAGGTTGTCCATAGAAAGGAAAAATGGTAGTTTGCTGGGGAAACATGAGTTGCTCAGAGGTAGAGCATTTGATACTCGAATTCTCTGCATTCTCACCG GCCGTATGGAGGAAAATGACTGGTACGATATGAATTTCCCCGAAACAGAAGCTCTGTTGTTACTCTTCACTTCCACAGAATACTTTCTTCCCCCATTTCTGAAATCCATGAAAAAGCTGAAGTTTCTGATGATATCCAATTGCGGCACAAACAAAGCAACAGTGAAAGGTCTAGATATCTTATCGTCACTCACTCAGCTCAAGAGTGTCCGCTTGGAGAGGTTGATTTCACTGCTTGGTGGAAAACAGGGCATTGAAGCACTGCAGAATTTGGAAAAGCTATCTCTGAGCTTATGTGAAGGATTTGAAAATATACCCGCATTTACCAGTTTACAAGATTTAAATCTGGACCACAACAATGATTTGGAGGAGTTGCCCCTAGGTATCTGCAATATACCCTCCATTGTGTCCTTGTCTATTACCAACTGTCATCAGCTTCAAAATTTACCATATGATTTTGGGAAAATGAGCAATCtaagaatgttaaagttatcagcATTACCATGCTTGGAACAGCTTCCTGCTTCAATTGGAAAGCTTGAACAGTTGGAGTATTTAGACATTTCACTATGTGAGATCTTGACAGAGATTCCAAAGGAAATAGGACAACTCAAGAAATTGAGGGAGCTTGATATGAGAGAGTGTTCCAATTTGACAATGTTACCTTCAACTGTTTGTGAGCTACATTCCCTGAAGCTTGTTACCTGTGATGAGACGATTGGGAAGCAGTGGTTGCGAGTTAAGAACACTTCTATTCCTGAGCTTAGAGTTGAAATTGTGGAAGCGTACTTTAGTTTGGATTGGCTTGATGTCTGA